One window of Cuculus canorus isolate bCucCan1 chromosome 10, bCucCan1.pri, whole genome shotgun sequence genomic DNA carries:
- the APOOL gene encoding MICOS complex subunit MIC27 isoform X2, with translation MAAEVAKLAAVSAAVPFACITVHAAAERESKGHLVKPSQLPIYCPPPLKSRYIEEQPGHLQKQFSSVRQTTGRYIGWCKDAFLFVKNGILDSIQFGKDAYVYLKNPPPEFLPKVGVITISGFAGVVLARKGSRFKKIAYPLGLATLGISVCYPAQSVVIAKVTGKKLISASHQSYEAVRSLWAKKEDVSKLQQDSKSLVKEDKKKKEISGTTPVSAIESRSFNRTEPSPVESWSSTDAVTSSGTLKAPKFRPDPKLMDHGQSSPEDVDMYSTRS, from the exons ATGGCGGCCGAG GTGGCAAAGCTGGcagctgtgtctgctgctgtgCCGTTTGCGTGTATCACTGTAcatgctgcagcagaaagggaaTCCAAAGGTCACCTGGTGAAGCCCAGTCAG cttccAATTTACTGTCCACCTCCTCTGAAATCGAGATACATTGAAGAGCAGCCTGGTCACTTGCAAAAGCAGTTTTCGTCAGTAAGACAAACAACCGGCCGCTACATTGGATGGTGCAAG gatgcttttctctttgttaaaaaTGGAATACTGGATTCAATTCAATTTGGAAAAG ACGCTTACGTTTACCTGAAGAATCCACCAccagaatttcttcccaaagtTGGTGTAATTACAATATCGGGTTTTGCTGGTGTAGTGCTGGCAAGAAAAG GTTCTAGATTTAAGAAAATTGCTTATCCATTGGGACTTGCTACTTTAGGAATTTCTGTTTGTTACCCGGCTCAGTCAGTGGTGATTGCTAAG gtaacaggaaaaaagttaatttctgcAAGCCATCAAAGCTACGAAGCTGTGCGATCGCTGTGGGCTAAAAAGGAAGATGTCAGCAAG ctgcagcaagacTCAAAATCACTTGtaaaagaagataagaaaaagaaggaaatatctGGTACAACACCTGTGTCTGCTATTGAATCAAGATCATTTAACAGAACAGAACCTTCTCCAGTAGAATCTTGGAGTAGCACAGATGCAGTGACTTCATCAg GAACACTGAAGGCACCAAAATTTAGGCCTGATCCAAAACTTATGGACCATGGCCAGTCCAGCCCGGAAGATGTGGATATGTACAGTACCAGAAGCTGA
- the APOOL gene encoding MICOS complex subunit MIC27 isoform X1 gives MQGLKAKIIQVAKLAAVSAAVPFACITVHAAAERESKGHLVKPSQLPIYCPPPLKSRYIEEQPGHLQKQFSSVRQTTGRYIGWCKDAFLFVKNGILDSIQFGKDAYVYLKNPPPEFLPKVGVITISGFAGVVLARKGSRFKKIAYPLGLATLGISVCYPAQSVVIAKVTGKKLISASHQSYEAVRSLWAKKEDVSKLQQDSKSLVKEDKKKKEISGTTPVSAIESRSFNRTEPSPVESWSSTDAVTSSGTLKAPKFRPDPKLMDHGQSSPEDVDMYSTRS, from the exons ATGCAAGGACTTAAAGCCAAAATTATCCAG GTGGCAAAGCTGGcagctgtgtctgctgctgtgCCGTTTGCGTGTATCACTGTAcatgctgcagcagaaagggaaTCCAAAGGTCACCTGGTGAAGCCCAGTCAG cttccAATTTACTGTCCACCTCCTCTGAAATCGAGATACATTGAAGAGCAGCCTGGTCACTTGCAAAAGCAGTTTTCGTCAGTAAGACAAACAACCGGCCGCTACATTGGATGGTGCAAG gatgcttttctctttgttaaaaaTGGAATACTGGATTCAATTCAATTTGGAAAAG ACGCTTACGTTTACCTGAAGAATCCACCAccagaatttcttcccaaagtTGGTGTAATTACAATATCGGGTTTTGCTGGTGTAGTGCTGGCAAGAAAAG GTTCTAGATTTAAGAAAATTGCTTATCCATTGGGACTTGCTACTTTAGGAATTTCTGTTTGTTACCCGGCTCAGTCAGTGGTGATTGCTAAG gtaacaggaaaaaagttaatttctgcAAGCCATCAAAGCTACGAAGCTGTGCGATCGCTGTGGGCTAAAAAGGAAGATGTCAGCAAG ctgcagcaagacTCAAAATCACTTGtaaaagaagataagaaaaagaaggaaatatctGGTACAACACCTGTGTCTGCTATTGAATCAAGATCATTTAACAGAACAGAACCTTCTCCAGTAGAATCTTGGAGTAGCACAGATGCAGTGACTTCATCAg GAACACTGAAGGCACCAAAATTTAGGCCTGATCCAAAACTTATGGACCATGGCCAGTCCAGCCCGGAAGATGTGGATATGTACAGTACCAGAAGCTGA